From the genome of Rhodospirillales bacterium:
AATGGTGATGCCTGGAGATAATGTGTCGGTGACGGTTACGTTGATTAACCCCATCGCCATGGAAGAAGGACTGCGTTTCGCCATTCGCGAAGGTGGCCGCACTGTTGGCGCCGGCGTCGTCTCTAAAATTATCGAATAAGCGTGATCTGAGGACGGAAAGAGATTATGGAAAACCAGAATATCCGCATCAGGCTGAAAGCCTTTGACCATCGCTTGCTGGACCAGTCCGCAAGTGAAATCGTCGGCACGGCCAAGCGTACAGGTGCTCAGGTGCGGGGACCCATTCCTTTGCCGACCAAAATTGAAAAGTTTACATTGCTGCGTTCACCCCATGTTGACAAAAAATCTCGGGAACAGTTCGAGATCAGAACGCACAAACGCCTTTTGGATATCATTGATCCAACCCCGCAGACGGTAGACGCGCTGATGAAGCTCGACCTAGCCGCCGGCGTGGATGTTGAGATCAGGCTTTAAGCGAATATTGGAAGATTGTGGATAACGCCATGCGCACCGGATTGATCGCAGAAAAAATGGGTATGACCCGTATCTTTACGGATAAGGGACAAGCTGTGCCCGTGACCGTGCTTCGCCTTGATAATTGTCAGGTCGTTGCTCAGAAGACCCAGGAAAAAGATGGCTACACCGCCCTGCAATTGGGTGTGGGTACTGCCAAGGTCAAAAATGTATCGAAACCAGCCCGTGGGCACTTTGCCAAGGCAAAGGTAGAGCCCAAACGCAAAGTTGTTGAATTTCGCGTGGCCGAAGATGCCATGGTGGATGTTGGTACCGAAATTAAGCCAAGCCATTTTGTTGCTGGTCAAAAAGTTGATGTTGTCGGGACCTCCATTGGTAAGGGTTTCGCAGGCGCCATGAAGCGTCATAACTTTGCTGGCCTCGAAGCATCACATGGTGTGTCAATCTCCCACAGGTCCCATGGGTCTACGGGTAACTCTCAAGACCCAGGCCGTGTGTTTAAAGGCAAGAAAATGGCCGGCCATATGGGTGACACCCGGATCACAACTCAGAATTTGGAAATTGTTTCCACCGATGATGACGAAGGCCTGATTTTGGTCAAAGGTGCAATCCCCGGTTCAAAGGGTGGGTTTGTCCTTATTTCTGATGCCATTAAAAAGGCGCGTCCAGATGATGCACCTTATCCTGCAGGTGTCGTTTCAGTGGCAAGTGCCGAAGAAGCCGCACCAGTAGAAGCAGCACCAGAAGAAGAAGCAGCACCAGAAGAAGCAGCACCAGAAGGTGATAATAATGAATCCGCCGAAACCGGCGATGAGAAAAAAGAGGATTAGGGCCGATGAAGGTTGATATCATCAATCTTGAAGCAAAGAATGTCGGCTCCATTGATTTGGTTGACGCAATCTTTGGTGTCACCGTCAGACGTGATGTTCTCCAACGTGTGGTCAACTGGCAGCGTGCGAAAAGCCGCGCCGGCACCCATAAGACAAAGACTGTGTCTGAAGTCAGCGGCACCACAAAAAAGCCATTTGCTCAAAAGGGCACTGGTCGTGCCCGTGCGGGTACATTGCGTGCCACGCAGCATCGTGGCGGCGCAACCATGTTTGGCCCAGTTGTGCGTACCCACAACACCAAGCTGACCAAGAAATTCCGCAAATTGGGTTTGCGTACCGCACTTTCTTCAAAGCAGGCCGCTGGCGAACTGGTGGTTCTGGATGAAGCCAAAATGAAAGATGCAAAGACCAAAATTCTTGCATCGCACGTTGAGAAATTGGGCTGGGGTTCGGCGCTTATTATTGATGGTCCAGAGGTAGATAGGGACTTTCTTAAAGCCGCACGGAACATTCCCGGAATTGATATCCTGCCCAGCAGCGGTGCCAATGTTTACGATATCATGCGCAGGCAAACCCTGATCCTGACCAAGGATGCGGTAACCGCGCTGGAAGTGAGGCTGAAATGACCAAACGGTTAAGTGCGAAAGACGTACGCGTCGGTGAAGGCAAGCAATACGATGTCTTGTTGGCTCCGGTGATTACAGAAAAATCAACCCAGGGCTCAGAGCACAACCAGGTAACCTTCCGGGTTCCCTTGTTGGCGACCAAGCCTGAAATTCGGGTTGCAGTTGAAAAACTGTTTAAGGTCAAAGTAAAAAACGTTAATACCCTGCGCCAAACTGGCAAGGTAAAGCGGTTTAGAAACACCACAGGCAAGCGGAACGATTTCAAAAAAGCAATCGTGACGTTGGCCGAAGGCGAAAGCATCGACGTGACGTCGGGTTTGTAAGAGAGCGGACAAGGAAAAGACATGGCACTCAAGACCCATAATCCAACGACCCCATCCCAGCGCCAGCTGGTTTTGGTTGACCGGTCGCATCTGCATAAGGGCAAGCCCATTAAGGCTTTGACCGAAGGTAAGAAGCGCATCAGCGGTCGCAATAATGCAGGCCGGATTACAATGCGCCAACGTGGTGGTGGCCATAAGCGCCGCTATCGCATCATTGATTTCAAGCGTCGTAAATTCGACGTTGAAGCGACCATCGAGCGTTTGGAATATGATCCAAATCGCACGGCCTTTATTGCGCTGATTAAATATGAAGATGGTGAGCAGGCCTACATTTTGGCGCCCCAACGCGTAGAGCCCGGTGATAAGGTTATTGCCGGTGAACGGGTTGATGTGCAGCCAGGCAATGCGATGCTGCTGAAAAACATTCCAGTGGGCACCATTGTTCACAATGTTGAAATGAAGCCCGGTCGCGGCGGACAGATCGCCCGTTCTGCTGGCACCTATGTCCAGCTGATCGGTAAAGATTCCGGTTATGCCCAGTTGCGGCTTGGTTCTGGTGAAGTTCGGGCCGTTCCTGAACAGTGCATCGCAACAATTGGTGCCGTATCCAATGCGGATCAGAAAAATATTAATCTCGGTAAGGCCGGGCGCAAGCGGTGGTTGGGCCGTCGCCCAACGGTTCGTGGTGTTGCCATGAACCCGATTGATCACCCCCATGGTGGTGGCGAAGGCCGTACTTCAGGTGGGCGTCATCCCGTTACACCTTGGGGTAAGCCGACTAAGGGTGCGCGGACGCGAAATAAGAAGGCCTCATCAAACAGGCTTATTATTCGCAGTCGTCACCGTTCGAAGAGCAAAAGGTAGAGGGTAGCAAGGCTATGTCACGTTCAGTCTGGAAAGGTCCCTTTGTGGATGGTTATCTTCTTAAGAAAGCAGATGCCGCACGGGAATCAGGCAGCAAGCAGATCATTAAAATCTGGTCGCGCCGTTCAACCGTTCTGCCGCAGTTTGTGGGCCTGACTTTCGGGGTCTACAACGGTAGGAAATTCATCCCGGTACTCGCAACCGAGGATATGATCGGACACAAGTTCGGTGAGTTTTCGCCTACGCGTTCTTATTACGGCCATACGGCCGATAAGAAAGTGAAGAGGGATTAGGACCATGGGAAAGAAAGCAAACAAGCGCCGCGCTCAGGAAAATGAAGCCATGGCGCATGGCAACATGATCCGCGTCAGCCCCCAGAAATTGGGGTTGGTTGCAGGCTTAATCCGGGGCAAGGCCGTTGGCCAGGCATTGGCCGACCTTACGTTTTCAACCAGACGTATTTCTAATGATGTGAAAAAAGTGCTGCAATCGGCGATCGCCAATGCAGAAAACAACCACGACCTTGATGCGGACCGGCTTTATGTATCTGAAGCGACCGTTGGCAAGGCGTTGGTAATGAAACGATTTAGGGCACGTGCCCGAGGCCGTGCGGGTTCTCTGTTGAAGCCTTTTGCAAAAATTACGGTCGTGGTGCGTGAACGTGAGGAGAAGGCGTAATGGGTCATAAGGTTAATCCAATTGGGTTCCGTCTTGGTATCAACCGCACCTGGGATTCGCGGTGGTATATGGATGATGGCTATGCCGATCTTCTGCTCGAAGATATCAATATCCGTAAGTACCTTTTGAAGGAACTGGCTTCGGCCGGCATCGGCAAGGTAGTTATTGAGCGCCCTGCAAAAAAGGCACGGATCACAATTCATACAGCACGTCCCGGTGTTGTCATTGGTAAAAAGGGTTCCGATATTGAGCGCCTGCGTACGGCAATCACAAAGATGACCGATGCAGATGTGCACGTAAATATCGTCGAAATCCGTAAGCCTGAAATTGATGCCCAGTTGGTCGCCGAGAATATTGCTCAGCAGTTGGAACGCCGAATTGCTTTCCGTCGCGCCATGAAGCGTTCGGTTCAATCAGCCATGCGTTTGGGTGCTCAAGGCATTCGTATTAATTGCGCTGGTCGTTTGGGCGGTGCAGAAATTGCGCGGACCGAATGGTATCGTGAAGGCCGTGTGCCATTGCACACACTGCGTGCCGATATTGATTATGGCGTTGCAAGGGCAGCAACAACGTACGGCATTTGCGGGATTAAGGTTTGGATTTTCAAGGGTGAGATCATGGAACATGATCCAATGGCGCTTGATAAGAAAATTATGGAACAGCAGGTTGGTCGTGCAGGCGCGGGTGCGCCAGGTACACCAGCTCCTGCAGGGGCGCAGGGCCGAGGATAAAGAGCAATGTTACAGCCAAAACGTACTAAATATCGCAAGGCCCATAAGGGCAGAATTCATGGCAATGCCAAAGGTGGCACCAGCCTGAGTTTTGGTTCTTTTGGATTGAAGGCCCTGGAGCCAGAAAGACTGACGGCCCGCCAGATCGAAGCCGCACGGCGTGCAATGACACGTCATATGAAGCGTGCCGGTCGTGTCTGGGTGCTTGTCTTTCCTGATCTTCCGGTCAGCCAAAAGCCTGCAGAAGTTCGCCAAGGTAAGGGTAAAGGTGCTCCTGAATATTGGGCGTGCCGTGTTCACCCCGGGCGCATTATGTTTGAAATTGATGGTGTCCCCATGGATGTCGCCAAGCATGCATTTGAATTGGCCGCAGCAAAATTACCTATTCGGACCAAATTTGTTAGCCGTATCGGTCTGGGAGAATAATCATGAAGTCAGATGATCTTCGGGCAAAATCTCTCGATGAACTCAAGACCGAATTGGTCACGCTGAAGAAGGAAGCCTTTAATTTGCGTTTCCAGAGTGCCAGTGGCCAGCTCGAAAATACAGCGCGAGTGCGCTATGTGCGTCGCACAATTGCACGCATTCAGACTATTTTGAACCAGAAGGTTGCCCAAAGCGCTTAGGCGCAGGGCAAGATTGAGGACCTGAAATGCCGAAGCGCGTAATGCAAGGAACGGTGGTCTCCGATAAGGGAGATAAAACAGTGGTCGTGCAGGTTGATCGCCAGTATATCCACCCGTTGGTCAAGAAAGTTGTGCGGCGCTCCAAGAAGGTTGCGGCTCATGATGAAGGCAATAGCCACAAGATCGGAGACAAGGTGCGCATTCAAGAATGCCGCCCGGTTTCAAAGCGTAAATGTTGGGAAGTTATTACCGGGGACGCCTAAGGCGCCGGTTTAAAGTGAAGGGTTTATAACGATGATCCAGATGCAGACTAACCTTGAAGTTGCCGATAATTCAGGCGCGCGACGGGTCCAGTGCATCAAGGTGCTTGGTGGCTCCAAGCGCATGATTGCGGGAGTGGGCGACGTTATTGTCGTGTCCATTAAAGAAGCCATTCCCCGTGGCCGTGTGAAAAAGGGCGACGTCCAGAAGGCGGTGATCGTGCGCACAGCGAGCGAAATCCGGCGCAAGGATGGCAGCATCATTCGCTTTGATCGCAACGCTGCGGTGTTGATTGATGGTCAGGGCGAACCCATTGGAACGCGTATTTTTGGCCCCGTAACCCGTGAATTGCGGGCCAAGGGTTACATGAAAATTATTTCCCTGGCTCCAGAAGTTCTGTAGCGGCTGGGATGGATGAGAGATATGCAAAAAGCTAAAAACACAGCAAAGATCAAGAAGATCAAAAAGGGCGACACCGTCATGGTGTTGACCGGCAAAGACAAGGGCAAACAAGGCGAAGTGCTTAAGGTCCTGCCATCTGATGGTCGTGTCTTGGTCCAGGGCGTCAATATGGTCAAGCGCCATTCCCGGGGTGGACAAACCGAAGCACCTGGAATCAAGGAACAGGAAGCAAGCTTGCATATTTCAAATGTTGCCGTATTGGATCCCAAAGACAACAAGCCCACCAGGGTGACGTTTAAGGTTCTTGACGGTGGACGCAAGGTTCGAGTGGCCAAGCGGTCCGGAGAAGTAATTGACGTCTAGCGACGTAATTGATGTCTAAAGACGTCGGGTATTGAGGAAGAGAAGATGGCAGACGCCAGTGAAAATTACGTTCCACGGTTAAAGGAACAGTACAATTCTGTTGCCAGGGCGGCTTTGATCGAAAAATTCGGTTACAAGAGCGTCATGGAAGTGCCGCGCCTTGCAAAAATAGTCGTGAATATGGGCGTTGGCGAAGCGGCAGCGGATTCAAAGAAGATGAATGCCGCCATCAACGAGCTATCCATCATTTCCGGCCAAAAACCGTTTATTGCGCGGGCCAGAAGGTCTGTCGCTAACTTCAAGCTACGTGAAGGCATGCCGATTGGTTGCAAGGTTACGCTCAGGCGCACCCGCATGTATGAATTCATGGATCGGCTTGTAAACATTGCCATGCCACGTGTTCGTGATTTTCGTGGGGTGCCGGGAAAAAGCTTTGATGGATTGGGCAATTATTCGCTTGGACTGAAGGAACAAATTGTTTTTCCAGAAATTAATTATGACGACATTGATGCCGTGCGCGGAATGGATATCAGCATTGTCACCACGGCCAGAACCGATGAAGAAGCTAGGGTGCTTCTTGAAGGTTTTGACTTTCCGTTCGAAAAATAACGGAAATTAAGGAGACGTTTTAATGGCTAAAAGTAGTGCGGTTCAAAAAAACAAAAGTCGGGAACGGTTGGTGGCTAAATTTGCCAATCGTCGGGCGAAGCTGAAGGCCATTGCCAAGGATGGATCCTTGCCGATGGAAGAACGCTTCGCAGCCCGGCTTAAACTTGCTGAATTGCCTCGCAATTCAAGCCCGGTTCGTGTTCGGACCCGGTGTCAGATGACTGGGCGCCCTCGTGGTGTTTACTCTAAATTCAAACTTGGCCGCATCTCGCTGCGTGAATTGGCATCAAGTGGCCAAATTCCCGGCATGGTTAAGTCGAGCTGGTAGGGGAAGGAGGGCTAAAATATGTCCATGAGCGACCCCTTGGGGGATATGTTAACACGGATCCGGAACGCACAGGGCCGGAAGCTTTCAAGCACAACCACGCCGGCTTCAAGCCTGCGTGCCAATGTTCTTGAAGTCCTGCAAAAGGAAGGCTACATCCGGAGTTACGAACGTCATGAAGTGTCACCTGGCATTTCAGAGATAAAGATTGAATTGAAATACCATGAAGGTGCCGGCGTAATTCGGACCATTAAGCGGGTTTCCACACCCGGCCGTCGTGTCTATTCAAAGATTAAAGATCTGCCTCGGCCCTTTAATGGGCTTGGAATTGCGGTCTTGTCGACGCCCCGTGGCGTGATGTCAGATATTGAGGCTCGTGAAGCCAATGTTGGTGGCGAAGTTCTCTGCCAGGTCTTTTAGATCTGGTCTGGAAAGTTTTGAAGGAGTGAATAATGTCGCGCATCGGTAAAAACCCGATTCCTGTACCAAATGGCGTAACGGTAAACGTCTCTGGTCAGGAGCTTTCAGCCAAGGGCAAACTTGGCGAGCTCAAGATCGTGCTCGTTGACGAAGTTCTGGCAGAAATGAATGGGGATGAAATCAAGGTCCAACCCCGTGATGATTCCACTCGGGCACGGACCATGTGGGGCATGAGCCGCACCCTGGTTAGCAATGTCGTCCTTGGCGTTTCAGAAGGATTTTCAAAGAATTTGGAAATTGAAGGCGTTGGCTATCGTGCGCAAGTGCAGGGTAAAAAACTGATTTTACAGCTTGGGTATTCACACGATGTTGAATATCCAATTCCTGAAGGCATTCAAATCAAATGTGAACGGCCCACTGCAATCACTATTTCCGGTGCAGATCGCCAAAAGGTTGGTCAAATTGCCGCAGAAATAAGGGGTTTCAGGCCACCAGAGCCATACAAAGGCAAGGGTGTGCGTTATGAGGGTGAATATATCTTCCGCAAGGAAGGCAAGAAGAAGTAAGGAACGGATATTATGTTAACCAGTAAAGACCTCTATAACCGCCGCCGGGACCGGACGCGCACTGCGCTCCGTCGTCGCTCTACGCGCCCCCGCTTGTCGGTGTTCCGTTCGTCAAAGCACATTTATGTGCAGGTGATCGATGACGTAAAGGGCATCACTGTCGCTGCAGCATCGAGCTTGGATAAAGAACTTAAGGGCAAGCTGAAAACCGGCGCCGATCGCGCAGCCGCGATTGAAGTAGGTAAGCTTGTCGCCGCCAGGGCCAAAGCCGGTGGCGTCGAAGAAGTTGTATTCGACCGTGGGGGCTATTTGTTCCACGGTCGGGTGAAAGCGTTGGCAGATGCCGCGCGTGAAGGTGGATTGAAATTCTAAAGGGGCCAACATGGCACGCAGACCAGGTAGACAAGGGCAAGGCAGACAAGCAGACCAGGAAAACGAACTGGTTGATAAGCTCGTCGGGATCAACCGCGTGGCCAAGGTGGTCAAGGGTGGACGACGGTTTGGTTTTGCCGCCATCGTCGTCGTAGGCGACACCAAAGGCCGTGTCGGTTATGGCGCAGGTAAGGCCCGTGAAGTGCCAGAAGCAATTCGCAAAGCCACCGAACAAGCCAAGCGTAAAATGATCAGAGTGCCCATTCGTGATGGACGGACACTTCACCATGATGTGGAAGGTCGTTTTGGCGCAGGCAAGGTTGTTCTGCGTGCAGCACCTGCGGGTACCGGCATTATTGCTGGTGGTCCAATGCGCGCCGTTTTTGAAACCGTTGGCATTCATGACAT
Proteins encoded in this window:
- the rplP gene encoding 50S ribosomal protein L16 → MLQPKRTKYRKAHKGRIHGNAKGGTSLSFGSFGLKALEPERLTARQIEAARRAMTRHMKRAGRVWVLVFPDLPVSQKPAEVRQGKGKGAPEYWACRVHPGRIMFEIDGVPMDVAKHAFELAAAKLPIRTKFVSRIGLGE
- the rplE gene encoding 50S ribosomal protein L5; this encodes MADASENYVPRLKEQYNSVARAALIEKFGYKSVMEVPRLAKIVVNMGVGEAAADSKKMNAAINELSIISGQKPFIARARRSVANFKLREGMPIGCKVTLRRTRMYEFMDRLVNIAMPRVRDFRGVPGKSFDGLGNYSLGLKEQIVFPEINYDDIDAVRGMDISIVTTARTDEEARVLLEGFDFPFEK
- the rpsS gene encoding 30S ribosomal protein S19, whose protein sequence is MSRSVWKGPFVDGYLLKKADAARESGSKQIIKIWSRRSTVLPQFVGLTFGVYNGRKFIPVLATEDMIGHKFGEFSPTRSYYGHTADKKVKRD
- the rpsE gene encoding 30S ribosomal protein S5, which gives rise to MARRPGRQGQGRQADQENELVDKLVGINRVAKVVKGGRRFGFAAIVVVGDTKGRVGYGAGKAREVPEAIRKATEQAKRKMIRVPIRDGRTLHHDVEGRFGAGKVVLRAAPAGTGIIAGGPMRAVFETVGIHDIVTKSIGSSNPYNMIKATFDALQKLSAPRSVAARRSKKVSELFGTKPVKAGAKEAQAEESVDG
- the rpsN gene encoding 30S ribosomal protein S14, producing MAKSSAVQKNKSRERLVAKFANRRAKLKAIAKDGSLPMEERFAARLKLAELPRNSSPVRVRTRCQMTGRPRGVYSKFKLGRISLRELASSGQIPGMVKSSW
- the rplD gene encoding 50S ribosomal protein L4 — its product is MKVDIINLEAKNVGSIDLVDAIFGVTVRRDVLQRVVNWQRAKSRAGTHKTKTVSEVSGTTKKPFAQKGTGRARAGTLRATQHRGGATMFGPVVRTHNTKLTKKFRKLGLRTALSSKQAAGELVVLDEAKMKDAKTKILASHVEKLGWGSALIIDGPEVDRDFLKAARNIPGIDILPSSGANVYDIMRRQTLILTKDAVTALEVRLK
- the rpsH gene encoding 30S ribosomal protein S8, encoding MSMSDPLGDMLTRIRNAQGRKLSSTTTPASSLRANVLEVLQKEGYIRSYERHEVSPGISEIKIELKYHEGAGVIRTIKRVSTPGRRVYSKIKDLPRPFNGLGIAVLSTPRGVMSDIEAREANVGGEVLCQVF
- the rplR gene encoding 50S ribosomal protein L18 — encoded protein: MLTSKDLYNRRRDRTRTALRRRSTRPRLSVFRSSKHIYVQVIDDVKGITVAAASSLDKELKGKLKTGADRAAAIEVGKLVAARAKAGGVEEVVFDRGGYLFHGRVKALADAAREGGLKF
- the rplC gene encoding 50S ribosomal protein L3; amino-acid sequence: MRTGLIAEKMGMTRIFTDKGQAVPVTVLRLDNCQVVAQKTQEKDGYTALQLGVGTAKVKNVSKPARGHFAKAKVEPKRKVVEFRVAEDAMVDVGTEIKPSHFVAGQKVDVVGTSIGKGFAGAMKRHNFAGLEASHGVSISHRSHGSTGNSQDPGRVFKGKKMAGHMGDTRITTQNLEIVSTDDDEGLILVKGAIPGSKGGFVLISDAIKKARPDDAPYPAGVVSVASAEEAAPVEAAPEEEAAPEEAAPEGDNNESAETGDEKKED
- the rplF gene encoding 50S ribosomal protein L6, with the protein product MSRIGKNPIPVPNGVTVNVSGQELSAKGKLGELKIVLVDEVLAEMNGDEIKVQPRDDSTRARTMWGMSRTLVSNVVLGVSEGFSKNLEIEGVGYRAQVQGKKLILQLGYSHDVEYPIPEGIQIKCERPTAITISGADRQKVGQIAAEIRGFRPPEPYKGKGVRYEGEYIFRKEGKKK
- the rplN gene encoding 50S ribosomal protein L14 — protein: MIQMQTNLEVADNSGARRVQCIKVLGGSKRMIAGVGDVIVVSIKEAIPRGRVKKGDVQKAVIVRTASEIRRKDGSIIRFDRNAAVLIDGQGEPIGTRIFGPVTRELRAKGYMKIISLAPEVL
- a CDS encoding 50S ribosomal protein L23 — encoded protein: MTKRLSAKDVRVGEGKQYDVLLAPVITEKSTQGSEHNQVTFRVPLLATKPEIRVAVEKLFKVKVKNVNTLRQTGKVKRFRNTTGKRNDFKKAIVTLAEGESIDVTSGL
- the rpmC gene encoding 50S ribosomal protein L29; protein product: MKSDDLRAKSLDELKTELVTLKKEAFNLRFQSASGQLENTARVRYVRRTIARIQTILNQKVAQSA
- the tuf gene encoding elongation factor Tu (EF-Tu; promotes GTP-dependent binding of aminoacyl-tRNA to the A-site of ribosomes during protein biosynthesis; when the tRNA anticodon matches the mRNA codon, GTP hydrolysis results; the inactive EF-Tu-GDP leaves the ribosome and release of GDP is promoted by elongation factor Ts; many prokaryotes have two copies of the gene encoding EF-Tu), which produces MVMPGDNVSVTVTLINPIAMEEGLRFAIREGGRTVGAGVVSKIIE
- the rpsJ gene encoding 30S ribosomal protein S10, producing MENQNIRIRLKAFDHRLLDQSASEIVGTAKRTGAQVRGPIPLPTKIEKFTLLRSPHVDKKSREQFEIRTHKRLLDIIDPTPQTVDALMKLDLAAGVDVEIRL
- the rplB gene encoding 50S ribosomal protein L2; amino-acid sequence: MALKTHNPTTPSQRQLVLVDRSHLHKGKPIKALTEGKKRISGRNNAGRITMRQRGGGHKRRYRIIDFKRRKFDVEATIERLEYDPNRTAFIALIKYEDGEQAYILAPQRVEPGDKVIAGERVDVQPGNAMLLKNIPVGTIVHNVEMKPGRGGQIARSAGTYVQLIGKDSGYAQLRLGSGEVRAVPEQCIATIGAVSNADQKNINLGKAGRKRWLGRRPTVRGVAMNPIDHPHGGGEGRTSGGRHPVTPWGKPTKGARTRNKKASSNRLIIRSRHRSKSKR
- the rplV gene encoding 50S ribosomal protein L22, producing MGKKANKRRAQENEAMAHGNMIRVSPQKLGLVAGLIRGKAVGQALADLTFSTRRISNDVKKVLQSAIANAENNHDLDADRLYVSEATVGKALVMKRFRARARGRAGSLLKPFAKITVVVREREEKA
- the rpsC gene encoding 30S ribosomal protein S3 encodes the protein MGHKVNPIGFRLGINRTWDSRWYMDDGYADLLLEDINIRKYLLKELASAGIGKVVIERPAKKARITIHTARPGVVIGKKGSDIERLRTAITKMTDADVHVNIVEIRKPEIDAQLVAENIAQQLERRIAFRRAMKRSVQSAMRLGAQGIRINCAGRLGGAEIARTEWYREGRVPLHTLRADIDYGVARAATTYGICGIKVWIFKGEIMEHDPMALDKKIMEQQVGRAGAGAPGTPAPAGAQGRG
- the rpsQ gene encoding 30S ribosomal protein S17, which produces MPKRVMQGTVVSDKGDKTVVVQVDRQYIHPLVKKVVRRSKKVAAHDEGNSHKIGDKVRIQECRPVSKRKCWEVITGDA
- the rplX gene encoding 50S ribosomal protein L24; amino-acid sequence: MQKAKNTAKIKKIKKGDTVMVLTGKDKGKQGEVLKVLPSDGRVLVQGVNMVKRHSRGGQTEAPGIKEQEASLHISNVAVLDPKDNKPTRVTFKVLDGGRKVRVAKRSGEVIDV